In bacterium (Candidatus Blackallbacteria) CG13_big_fil_rev_8_21_14_2_50_49_14, one DNA window encodes the following:
- a CDS encoding homoserine kinase: protein MNPFPELEIRVPATTANLGAGYDLLGAALKLYNTFIFKPQSALEIFASGPFADQLGFPLNHENRVYQAFASVFQRLGLAIPLFQLELQVQIPPARGLGSSSTAVIAGLLAANAWAGSPFSRHEILEQAIAWEGHPDNVAPALLGGCILNIQTPQNYFSAPLDIPKNLDWVVLYPAFELETQKARAVVPDSFSKADCIRNTSFLAALVAGFAQNNDQLIALGLNDCLHQPYRQVLVPGMPEVMQAGREAGALGVVLSGAGPSLLALTRQNSEEIAKVMQAQWNQLGISCDYVIAAIDAEGALVLY from the coding sequence GTGAATCCCTTTCCTGAACTTGAGATTCGGGTTCCCGCCACGACTGCGAATTTGGGAGCCGGCTATGATTTGCTGGGTGCAGCACTCAAACTTTATAATACCTTTATTTTCAAGCCCCAGTCTGCGCTTGAGATCTTTGCTTCTGGGCCCTTTGCCGATCAATTGGGCTTTCCGCTGAATCATGAGAATAGGGTCTATCAGGCTTTTGCCTCTGTTTTCCAGCGTTTGGGTTTAGCTATTCCTCTGTTTCAATTAGAACTCCAGGTTCAGATTCCACCGGCCAGAGGTTTGGGCAGCAGCTCAACAGCTGTGATTGCCGGGCTTTTAGCTGCGAATGCCTGGGCCGGATCTCCTTTTTCCCGCCATGAAATTTTAGAGCAGGCCATTGCCTGGGAAGGCCATCCAGACAATGTGGCTCCGGCCCTTTTAGGGGGCTGTATCCTGAATATTCAAACCCCTCAAAATTATTTCAGCGCCCCTTTAGACATCCCTAAAAATTTGGACTGGGTTGTGCTTTACCCTGCGTTTGAACTTGAAACCCAGAAAGCGCGTGCGGTGGTTCCCGATTCATTCTCCAAAGCAGATTGTATTCGCAATACCAGTTTTTTAGCTGCTTTGGTCGCTGGATTTGCGCAAAACAATGATCAGCTGATTGCTCTGGGCTTGAATGATTGTTTGCATCAGCCCTATCGTCAGGTTCTGGTGCCAGGTATGCCGGAAGTGATGCAGGCCGGGCGTGAGGCCGGGGCCTTGGGGGTTGTTTTGAGTGGGGCGGGCCCCAGCTTATTGGCGTTGACCCGGCAAAACTCGGAAGAAATTGCCAAGGTCATGCAGGCCCAATGGAACCAATTGGGAATTTCCTGCGACTATGTGATTGCAGCTATAGATGCAGAGGGCGCTCTGGTACTATACTGA
- a CDS encoding phosphate/phosphite/phosphonate ABC transporter substrate-binding protein — MKKWIPSALSAILLLGVMACAPGSEEKNDHKVLRLGLVPFETGEELLKDIQPLLNVIEKGMDMEVQPSVAADYTGVVESLKNKQLDAAFLSPASYVLAKQEANVRIIVKSQRNGSASYYGAIIVRADSPIHKLTDLKGKKFSFGDPISTSGHIFARKIMKEAGVNPDTDLDKVIYSGSHDATILAVLNDKVDAGATYADDNQGKSSAWSRFLKPEDLKKIRVLTYTEPIPSDTICVSEDFPEALTQRLQKTILDYSQSPEGKALIKKLYHFDGYVEANDADYKSVREGFAAAGIDLKAKLKKSP, encoded by the coding sequence ATGAAAAAGTGGATTCCAAGCGCCTTAAGCGCCATTCTGTTATTGGGAGTCATGGCCTGTGCGCCTGGATCGGAAGAGAAAAACGACCACAAAGTCTTACGTTTGGGGCTTGTTCCCTTTGAAACAGGTGAAGAATTGCTCAAGGATATTCAACCCCTGCTCAATGTGATTGAAAAGGGGATGGACATGGAGGTTCAGCCTTCTGTTGCCGCTGATTATACAGGTGTTGTTGAATCCCTTAAAAATAAGCAACTCGATGCCGCCTTTCTCAGCCCAGCATCCTATGTTTTAGCCAAACAGGAAGCCAATGTACGCATTATTGTCAAATCTCAACGCAATGGCTCAGCCTCTTATTACGGGGCGATTATTGTACGTGCCGACAGCCCAATTCACAAACTCACCGATCTCAAAGGTAAGAAATTTTCTTTTGGCGATCCGATTTCTACTTCGGGGCATATCTTTGCCCGCAAGATTATGAAAGAAGCAGGCGTCAACCCTGATACGGATTTAGACAAAGTGATTTATTCAGGCAGCCACGACGCGACGATTTTAGCCGTTCTCAATGATAAAGTCGATGCAGGGGCTACCTACGCCGATGATAACCAGGGCAAGTCCAGCGCCTGGAGCCGCTTTCTCAAACCTGAAGATCTTAAAAAAATTCGGGTCTTAACCTATACCGAACCCATTCCCTCTGACACGATTTGTGTGAGTGAAGATTTCCCCGAAGCTCTTACCCAACGCCTGCAAAAAACCATTCTGGATTACAGTCAATCCCCTGAAGGCAAAGCGCTGATCAAAAAGCTGTATCATTTTGATGGCTATGTAGAAGCCAATGACGCCGACTATAAAAGCGTAAGAGAGGGCTTTGCGGCCGCAGGAATTGATCTCAAGGCCAAATTGAAAAAGTCCCCCTGA
- a CDS encoding aspartate kinase, translating into MSILVQKFGGSSVADVERIQNVARKVAASKEKNSEGLVVVVSAMGKTTDRLVGMAREISSQPHAREMDMLLATGEQVTIALLCMALHELGFKAVSMTGAQAGIITENRHNKAKIINIDTEAIRKLLAEDFIVVVAGFQGVTPDHQITTLGRGGSDTTAVALAGALDAPVCEIYTDVDGVYTTDPNIVSEAQKLQEISYEEMLELAQLGAKVLHPRSVECAKKYGTMVHVRSSFNTNEGTYVKPMKDLEIHRPVTGVTADARQAKVAIRHVPDRPGVAAQLFGALAEKGISVDMIIQSVQENLTNDIAFTVHEDDLTQAIAITQAVADQLGAKDVVSDGDVAKVSIVGVGMIGTPGIAAEMFEALSKAEINIQMISTSEIKISCVVQRDQVKKAMQVIHEHFVLPEDSALENQELLAL; encoded by the coding sequence ATGAGTATTCTCGTACAAAAGTTTGGCGGCTCCTCTGTCGCCGATGTAGAACGTATTCAAAATGTAGCCCGTAAAGTCGCGGCAAGTAAAGAAAAAAATTCTGAGGGCTTGGTTGTTGTTGTTTCTGCCATGGGAAAGACCACCGATCGTCTGGTCGGAATGGCCCGTGAAATTTCCAGCCAACCCCATGCCCGTGAAATGGACATGCTTTTAGCGACAGGAGAACAAGTCACCATTGCTTTGCTGTGTATGGCCCTGCATGAATTGGGTTTTAAGGCTGTTTCCATGACGGGTGCGCAGGCTGGGATTATTACCGAAAATCGCCACAACAAAGCAAAAATTATCAATATCGACACAGAGGCGATTCGTAAGCTTTTGGCCGAAGACTTTATTGTGGTTGTTGCAGGCTTTCAAGGGGTGACTCCCGATCACCAGATTACCACCCTGGGGCGAGGAGGCTCAGATACCACTGCCGTAGCCTTGGCCGGTGCGCTCGATGCCCCTGTCTGTGAAATTTATACCGATGTCGATGGGGTCTATACCACCGATCCCAATATTGTGTCTGAAGCGCAAAAACTTCAGGAAATCTCCTATGAAGAAATGCTGGAACTCGCTCAATTGGGCGCGAAAGTTTTGCATCCGCGCTCGGTAGAGTGCGCCAAGAAATATGGCACGATGGTGCATGTTCGCTCGAGTTTCAATACCAATGAAGGGACCTATGTCAAACCCATGAAGGATCTGGAAATTCATCGCCCGGTGACGGGTGTTACTGCAGATGCCCGCCAAGCCAAAGTCGCGATTCGCCATGTGCCTGACCGTCCAGGGGTTGCAGCGCAACTCTTTGGGGCTTTGGCTGAAAAAGGAATCAGCGTCGATATGATTATTCAATCTGTGCAAGAGAACCTTACCAATGATATTGCTTTTACGGTGCATGAAGATGATTTGACCCAGGCCATTGCGATTACCCAAGCCGTAGCAGATCAATTGGGAGCCAAGGATGTGGTCTCTGATGGCGATGTGGCCAAGGTTTCGATTGTGGGCGTGGGCATGATTGGAACCCCTGGCATTGCCGCTGAAATGTTTGAAGCCCTTTCAAAGGCTGAAATTAATATTCAGATGATCAGTACCTCCGAAATCAAAATTTCGTGTGTGGTGCAACGCGATCAGGTTAAAAAAGCGATGCAGGTGATTCACGAGCACTTTGTTTTACCCGAAGACAGCGCACTCGAAAATCAAGAGCTACTCGCACTTTAA
- the tsaD gene encoding tRNA (adenosine(37)-N6)-threonylcarbamoyltransferase complex transferase subunit TsaD has product MIILGIESSCDETAVALVENGRRILSSEIRSQIEEHKIYGGVVPELASRCHVEALHPLLNSALENAGLSYTDVDAIAVTCGPGLQGALLVGVTAAETLAWLIDRPLIGVNHLEGHIYANFLSFPDQIEFPLLVLLVSGGHTQLLQMDGHGMYQVLGGTRDDAIGEAFDKVARLLGLPYPGGPVIDQLAQSGNPEAFPFPRSMLQEQDFSFSGLKTAVLYTVRKLEQNKQELPIADLCASFQSAAIDTLLEKTLRLIETKNIKQLSVTGGVSANSLLRSRLKTASQAQNFQVFMPPLQLCTDNAAMIAACAWYQWQKKPEDMRFKLQTRPRYPLSQI; this is encoded by the coding sequence ATGATTATTCTGGGGATTGAGTCCAGTTGCGATGAAACAGCGGTCGCTCTGGTTGAAAACGGACGTCGGATTTTATCCAGTGAAATTCGCTCTCAAATAGAAGAACATAAAATCTATGGGGGCGTGGTACCAGAGCTGGCTTCCCGTTGCCATGTCGAAGCCCTGCACCCCCTTTTAAACAGTGCCCTTGAAAACGCTGGCCTCAGTTATACCGACGTAGATGCCATTGCAGTTACCTGTGGCCCAGGCCTTCAAGGCGCACTTCTGGTCGGTGTTACCGCAGCAGAAACCTTGGCCTGGCTGATCGATCGCCCCTTGATTGGTGTCAATCACCTCGAAGGGCATATTTACGCGAACTTCCTCAGTTTTCCCGATCAGATTGAATTTCCCCTCTTGGTTTTATTGGTTTCGGGAGGACATACGCAGTTATTGCAAATGGATGGCCATGGAATGTATCAGGTCTTGGGGGGCACACGGGATGATGCCATCGGTGAAGCCTTTGACAAGGTCGCCCGCCTGCTTGGGCTGCCTTATCCAGGAGGCCCTGTGATCGATCAGCTGGCCCAGTCAGGCAATCCAGAGGCATTTCCGTTTCCCCGCAGCATGCTTCAGGAACAGGATTTCAGTTTCAGCGGTTTGAAAACAGCTGTGCTTTACACAGTTCGCAAACTTGAGCAAAACAAGCAAGAACTGCCGATTGCAGACCTCTGTGCCAGTTTTCAGAGTGCCGCCATAGATACACTGCTGGAAAAAACCTTACGTCTGATTGAAACAAAAAATATCAAACAACTCTCTGTGACAGGTGGTGTTTCCGCCAATTCTCTCTTACGCTCACGTCTTAAAACAGCCTCCCAAGCTCAAAATTTTCAGGTCTTTATGCCGCCCCTGCAACTCTGCACAGACAATGCAGCCATGATTGCAGCCTGCGCTTGGTATCAATGGCAAAAAAAACCTGAAGACATGCGTTTTAAACTCCAAACCCGCCCACGCTACCCACTTTCACAGATTTGA
- a CDS encoding glucose dehydrogenase, whose product MLNIQALPLKSLSGLLLFLWSPSSAQALSLSLQPLPGKFKQPVFLTAPAGSDLLFVIEQQGMIWKIAKGQPKTLFLDLRRQIQAGGEKGLLSMAFAPDYLRHGRFFLNYTTGTPLKTRISEWRANPQKQTIIQGSERVLLEIPQPYQNHNGGQIAFGKDGMLYIGMGDGGSANDPHGNGQNPNSLLGKILRIDVSKGPGYRIPTDNPFQRQAGYRPEIWAYGLRNPWRFSFDRQTGELYLGDVGQNRFEEIDLVEKGQNYGWNRQEGFSCFSPPQNCSSKGLTAPLVAYGRQAGIAVTGGYVYRGKRFPALSGLYLYGDFGSGKVWGLKQKQKKILWHQPLLNSGLNISSFGEDGHGELYLLDYSKGRIYRIEAGSRK is encoded by the coding sequence ATGTTGAATATTCAAGCTTTGCCACTCAAAAGTTTATCGGGTCTGCTTTTGTTTTTATGGAGCCCATCTTCAGCTCAGGCTCTCAGTCTTTCACTGCAGCCCCTTCCGGGAAAATTTAAGCAACCGGTCTTTTTAACCGCTCCTGCTGGAAGCGATCTGCTCTTTGTAATCGAACAGCAGGGCATGATCTGGAAAATTGCCAAAGGCCAACCCAAAACACTTTTTTTAGATCTCCGCAGACAGATCCAAGCGGGAGGAGAAAAAGGTTTACTTTCTATGGCCTTTGCACCTGATTACCTACGCCATGGGCGCTTCTTTCTCAACTATACAACCGGCACGCCCCTGAAAACCCGTATTTCGGAATGGCGTGCCAACCCTCAGAAACAAACCATCATTCAAGGCAGTGAGCGCGTTTTGCTTGAAATTCCCCAGCCCTATCAAAACCACAATGGCGGCCAGATTGCCTTTGGCAAAGATGGCATGCTCTATATTGGTATGGGTGATGGGGGCAGCGCCAACGATCCCCATGGCAATGGACAAAACCCCAACAGTTTACTCGGAAAAATTTTGCGTATAGATGTCAGCAAAGGCCCCGGCTACCGTATTCCAACGGACAATCCCTTTCAGCGGCAAGCCGGTTACCGGCCTGAAATTTGGGCCTATGGCCTGCGCAACCCCTGGCGCTTTAGTTTTGATCGTCAGACGGGTGAACTTTATCTCGGAGATGTGGGACAAAATCGTTTTGAAGAAATTGATCTGGTTGAGAAAGGTCAAAATTATGGCTGGAACCGACAGGAAGGTTTTTCATGTTTTTCCCCGCCGCAAAACTGTTCAAGTAAAGGTTTGACAGCCCCTCTCGTAGCGTATGGTCGCCAAGCAGGAATCGCTGTCACAGGTGGCTATGTCTATCGCGGCAAACGCTTTCCAGCGCTTTCAGGTCTCTATCTTTACGGCGATTTTGGCTCAGGCAAAGTCTGGGGGCTTAAACAAAAACAGAAAAAAATCCTTTGGCATCAGCCCCTTCTCAACTCGGGATTGAATATCAGTTCCTTTGGAGAAGATGGCCATGGAGAACTCTACTTGCTAGACTATAGCAAAGGTCGGATTTATCGGATAGAAGCAGGGAGCAGAAAATGA